In Marasmius oreades isolate 03SP1 chromosome 1, whole genome shotgun sequence, one DNA window encodes the following:
- a CDS encoding uncharacterized protein (MEROPS:MER0000944), translated as MFKLSLILSFYFTYIPPSSANIGYILPISRRSVNYPDENRDFDLGFARTELKGVIRKYTAIQQRGLLLNTDNDISDFVHDNYPDVDIIVDKAFSAGNFDEVIQTAEAIAPTFDTLPLVDQIEEGLDLVYYGEVQIGTPTQTFSLDIDTGSADLWVPCDCARCQSRQYNPGKSSTYRQKDDAFDVVYGTGWVHGRTVIDRVSIAGVTIDNQTFGTISHESADFRAYSNDGILGLAFSTIAQCHEHTIMENAILQKQVNVPIFSVHLERGRENGSELCIGCFHPSKAIGSPSWNRVIDRTYWSISLNAFVVSGYWNVFATKMSAVIDTGTTLIYLPGDAANQLYSKIPGAKRATDYGAGFYSYPCKDAFGVEFVFDDRPLSIHPDDFNQGMTSSDPSQCIGGIIAITDSSWPSDLAIIGDEFLKSWYSTYDYSSGGRVGFSPSINNHFLRS; from the exons ATGTTCAAACTATCCTTAATTCTCTCGTTTTATTTCACTTATATTCCACCTTCTTCCGCAAATATTGGATACATTCTACCCATCAGCCGTCGTTCCGTCAATTACCCAGATGAAAATCGCGATTTCGATCTCGGTTTCGCC AGAACTGAACTCAAAGGCGTCATTCGAAAGTACACAGCTATACAACAGCGAGGTCTACTTCTCAATACAGACAATGACATTTCAGACTTTGTCCATGATAACTACCCCGATGTCGATATTATCGTTGACAAGGCTTTTTCAGCTGGAAATTTCGATGAAGTCATTCAGACCGCCGAAGCAATAGCCCCTACTTTCGACACTTTACCTCTTGTTGACCAGATTGAGGAAGGACTGGACTTGGTTTACTATGGGGAAGTTCAGATCGGCACACCTACACAGACGTTCAGCCTTGATATCGATACGGGCTCGGCGGACCTTTGGGTTCCTTGCGACTGTGCTCGTTGCCAGTCAAGGCAGTATAATCCAGGCAAGAGTTCAACTTACCGCCAGAAGGACGATGCATTCGACGTCGTATAT GGGACCGGCTGGGTTCATGGGAGGACGGTTATCGACAGAGTGAGCATAGCGGGAGTTACAATCGACAATCAGACCTTTGGAACTATCAGCCATGAAAGTGCCGATTTCCGGGCATATTCTAATGATGGGATTCTCGGTCTAGCGTTTTCTACCATTGCCCAGTGCCACGAGCATACAATTATGGAGAATGCTATTTTACAGAAGCAAGTCAACGTCCCCATATTCTCTGTGCACCTTGAACGAGGTCGCGAAAATGGATCGGAG TTGTGTATAGGTTGTTTTCATCCTTCCAAAGCCATAGGTTCTCCCTCATGGAACAGGGTCATTGATCGA ACATACTGGTCTATATCCTTGAACGCGTTCGTGGTTTCTGGCTACTGGAACGTGTTTGCAACGAAGATGTCCGCC GTCATCGATACCGGAACCACTCTTATTTATCTTCCCGGCGATGCAGCCAATCAATTGTACTCAAAG ATTCCTGGTGCAAAGCGTGCCACTGATTATGGTGCAG GGTTCTACAGCTACCCTTGCAAAGACGCCTTCGGTGTGGAGTTTGTTTTCGACGATCGACCATTGTCAATTCACCCGGATGATTTCAATCAAG GAATGACCAGCTCCGATCCTAG TCAATGTATTGGGGGTATTATCGCGATTACGGATTCTTCATGGCCGTCAGACCTGGCCATCATAG GCGATGAATTTTTGAAGTCAT GGTATTCTACATACGATTACTCCTCCGGTGGACGAGTGGGCTTCTCTCCTAGTATAAATAATCACTTCCTTCGATCGTGA